Proteins encoded in a region of the Vicia villosa cultivar HV-30 ecotype Madison, WI unplaced genomic scaffold, Vvil1.0 ctg.003507F_1_1, whole genome shotgun sequence genome:
- the LOC131641080 gene encoding non-specific lipid-transfer protein 5-like: MARSMKVACVVLVMCMAFAHMAESAITCEDVVNNHTPCIGGYTGGIMISTRCCNAVKKIDAAATTAADRQLTCRCLKIRAGYILNLDPNIGDKLFVDICGAKTPYKLNRNADCSTIKTKEVVADAGLSNILTTI, translated from the exons aTGGCAAGAAGCATGAAGGTAGCATGTGTTGTTTTGGTGATGTGCATGGCCTTTGCTCATATGGCAGAATCTGCAATCACATGTGAAGATGTAGTTAATAATCATACTCCATGCATTGGCGGTTATACAGGTGGTATCATGATTAGCACACGATGCTGCAATGCAGTAAAGAAAATTGATGCTGCCGCCACCACCGCAGCTGATCGTCAGCTGACTTGTAGATGTTTAAAAATCAGGGCAGGTTATATTCTAAATTTAGATCCAAACATTGGTGATAAACTCTTTGTTGACATATGTGGTGCTAAAACTCCCTACAAGCTCAATCGCAATGCCGATTGTTCAAC CATCAAGACTAAAGAAGTTGTGGCGGATGCAGGGTTATCTAATATTCTCACTACTATATGA